Proteins from a single region of Ailuropoda melanoleuca isolate Jingjing chromosome 15, ASM200744v2, whole genome shotgun sequence:
- the ARL1 gene encoding ADP-ribosylation factor-like protein 1, which yields MGGFFSSIFSSLFGTREMRILILGLDGAGKTTILYRLQVGEVVTTIPTIGFNVETVTYKNLKFQVWDLGGQTSIRPYWRCYYSNTDAVIYVVDSCDRDRIGISKSELVAMLEEEELRKAILVVFANKQDMEQAMTPSEMANSLGLPALKDRKWQIFKTSATKGTGLDEAMEWLVETLKSRQ from the exons gtggctttttctcaagtattttttCCAGTCTGTTTGGAACGCGGGAAATGAGGATTTTAATTTTGGGATTAGATGGAGCAGGAAAAACTACAATTTTATACAGATTACAGGTTGGAGAAGTCGTTACTACTATTCCTA CTATTGGCTTTAATGTTGAGACGGTAACATACAAGAACCTTAAATTCCAAGTCTGGGATTTAGGAGGACAGACAAGTATCAG gCCATACTGGAGATGTTACTATTCAAACACAGATGCAGTCATTTATGTAGTAGacagttgtgacagagaccgAATTGGCATTTCCAAATCAGAGTTAGTTGCCATGTTGGAG GAAGAAGAGCTGAGAAAAGCCATTTTAGTGGTGTTTGCAAATAAGCAGGACATGGAACAGGCCATGACTCCCTCAGAGATGGCAAATTCACTTGGGTTACCTGCACTGAAGGACCGAAAATGGCAGATATTCAAAACTTCAGCAACCAAAGGCACTGGCCTTGATGAGGCAATGGAATG GTTAGTTGAAACATTAAAGAGCAGACAGTAA